The following is a genomic window from Streptomyces sp. NBC_01381.
ATGCCCGCGGACGCGGACGTCATGACGGCCTCGGTGCGCAGCGGGTTGATCTCGGAGACGGCGCCGACGAACGTGGTCTTGCCGACACCGAAGCCGCCCGCCACCACGATCTTTGCGGATGTGGTGGAGCGGGCTGTTGCTCCGCTGCTAGAGCTTGCGAAGTCCACTGAGCACCCTTTCGAGCAGTGTCACGTCTGGCTGGCCGCCGGCGTTCTCGTCGCCGCCGGGCTGGTGAATGGCGACGAGCCCGGCCTCGGCCAGGTCGGCCACGAGGATGCGGGCCACGCCGAGCGGCATGGAGAGCAGAGCCGAGACCTCGGCCACCGACTTGACCTCGCGGCACAGGTGGCAGATCCGCTGGTGCTCGGGGAGCAGCCCCATCAGCTGGGCCGGGTCGGCCGTCGTGCTCACCAGCGCCTCTATCGCGAGCTGGTAGCGGGGCCTGGTCCGGCCGCCGGTCATCGCGTATGGACGCACCAGCGGCTGGTCGCCTTCCATGCCGTACGAGGCTTGCGAGCCGTACGGGTCGTGAGAGGCGTTGGGCGGGGTCATGGATCCTCCGGGCGGGACAGCAGGTGGTCTGCGTGCCGTCGAATAGAGCCGGTGGGGGGCACCAGTGGCGGCCGGACGGTTGGTCAGTACGTTCGGACGGTGGGGCGGCCGATGGGATATCTAGCGGATATCTAGTGGAGCAGGCTGCCCTGCAGTTCGGCGCGGAGGTCGGGGGTGAGGACAGCGCCCGCACGGTCGACAAGGAGCGCCATCTCGTAGCCGACGAGGCCGATGTCGCACTCGGGGTGTGCGAGCACGGCCAGCGACGAACCGTCGGACACGGACATGATGAAAAGGAACCCCCGCTCCATCTCGACCACGGTCTGGGTGACGGTGCCGCCCTCGAAGATCCGGGAGGCGCCGGCGGTGAGTGACGTGAGCCCCGACGCGACCGCGGCGAGCTGGTCGGCGCGGTCACGCGGGAAGCCTTCGGACATCGCCAGAAGGAGCCCGTCCGCGGACACCACGACGGTGTGGGACACCCCGGGGGTGTTGTCCACGAAGTTGGTGATCAACCAGTTCAGGTTCTGTGCCGCCTGGCTCATCGGACTCAACTAACGCTCCTGCTGGTGAGTGGGGAAGCTGCCGGTCTGGCCGGTACCGGCCTGGCGACCCTGCTGGATGCCCCGACGGAGATTGGTCAGCCGGCCGCGTACGTCGTCGGGCGCACGCGAGACCTGCGGACCTGTGCTGTCCTGCTGCTGCTGTGCCGTGCCCGCGACGAGGTTGGCTCGCGGGACGCGGCGCGGCAGGCCGGATGTGGTGACGCCACCGGCGGACGGCTGCCGGACGCGCTCGGCCTGGCGGCCCAGCTCGTCGTTCGGCGAGGTGCGCCAGGCGGCGCTGCTGCCGTTCGTGACGTTGGCGCCGTTGCCGCCACCGCCGGCCTGGTTGGCGGCGGGTGCGGCGGCCGGTCGTGGGGGACCGGCGGGGGACTGCGGCTGCTGGGCCTGTGGCCGCGAGGGGGGCGGCGACGAGGGCGACGAGGGCTGGGGCCGCTGCGGGCGCCGCGGCTGCTCCGGGGCGGGGGCGGCGGGCTCGGCGGGACGGTTGCCACCGGAGTTGCCACCGGACTGCGGGGCGCCACCGGACCGCTGGGCCTCCTGCTCCTGCTGCTGCTGGAACCAGTTGGTCTCCAGCGTGTCGAACAGCGGGGTACGGCCGTCGCCGGGACCGGCGGGCGGCAGCTCGTCGGGCTGCACGGGCTGCTGAGGCTGCTGCGACCGGGCGGGCAGCTGAGGCTGCTGCGGCGGCTGTGAAGGCTGCTGGGACTGCGAAGGCTGCGGCGGAACGCCGAGCTGACCGCCGCCCTGACCGGGACCGCCCTGGCCCTGGCCCGGACCTCCCTGGCCCGGACCCCGGCGCGGCGCACTCGTGCCGGGCCGCTCGAACTGACCCGTGCCGGAGGAGTCCTGGCCACCGAAGACATCGGGACGCACGAACTGACCGGTGCCCTGCTGGTTCTGCTGGCCCTGCTGACCCGCGCCGGACGGCGAACCGGCGCCGGGCGGCGGCCCATTGAAGTCGGGACGCGCGAACTCCGCGGTCGCACCAGGACCCTGCGTCGCGCCACCGGCGGTCGGCTGCGGGAACTGGCCGGTGGTCTCCGGCTCCTCGTGACCGCGCGGGGCGTCGAACGGCTCGCGCGAGACCTGCGGCTGCGCGTTCTCGTCGCTCCAACTGGGCACGCGCGGCTGCGGATTGCCACCCGGAAGCTCGGCACGCGGACCGCCGCGCGGCGGCAGCTGCGGCCTGCGGCCCTGGTCACCGGCGTCGTTCGAGGCGTTGGCGGGGTTCGGAACGTTCCCCGCGGGGTTCACCGGATTCGTGCGCTGCTGGGGCACGGGAGGCAGCGGCGCGGAGCCCGCGCCACGGCCGGCGTCCGGCCGACCCTCGAAGAGGCTGCCATTGCCGCCCTGCTGGGAGCCCGTCGGCCCCACGGGAGCCGAAGGCGAACCGGCCCGCGGCCCCTGGCCCTGACCCTGCCCGGGCGCCTGGCCCGGACCCGAGTCCCGCGACGGCAGCGCGGCACGCGGCCCCGTTCCCGTGACCTGGCCACGCGGCGCACCGGCACCGAGCCGTCCGGCGGAACCCGCGGGTCCTGCCGAGCCGGGTCCGCCGTTGCCTGCGCCGACACCGCGACGCGCGGCGGCGACACCGCCGGCGGCCTGCGCTGCGGCCGGGCCACCGCCCTGGCCGGGGGCACCGGGCTTGCCCGGAACCTTCTTGCCGCCCTGGGCGACATCGACGGGCAGCATGACCAGCGCGGTCGTACCACCGGAGTCGGACGGACGGAGCTGGATGCGGATGCCGTGACGCTGCGACAGACGACCGACCACGAACAGACCCATGCGGCGCGAGACCGAGACGTCCACGGTGGGCGGCGACGCGAGCCGCTCGTTGATCGCCGCGAGGTCCTCGGGCGACAGACCGATACCGGTGTCGTGGATCTCGATCAGCACACGGCCGTCGGGCAGCGCGTGACCGGTGACCTTGACCTTCGTCTGCGGGGACGAGAAGGAGGTGGCGTTCTCGAGCAGCTCGGCGAGCAGGTGCACGAGGTCGTTGACGACGCGGCCCGCGACCTCGGTGGTCGGCACCGAGGCGAGCTCGATGCGCTCGTACTGCTCCACCTCGGAGGCGGCGGCACGGAGCACGTCGACGAGCGGGACGGGCCGGGTCCACCGGCGACCGGGCTCTTCACCGGCGAGAACGAGGAGGTTCTCACCGTTACGGCGCATGCGGGTCGCGAGGTGGTCGAGCTTGAAGAGGGACGACAGCTGATCAGGATCAGCCTCGCGCGACTCCAGCTCGGAGATAAGCGACAGCTGACGCTGGATAAGACCCTGGGAACGACGCGAGAGGTTGGTGAACATCGCGTTGACGTTGCCTCGCAGGAGGGCCTGCTCGGCGGCGAGGCGGACGGCCTCGCGGTGCACGTCGTCGAAGGCCGCGGCCACCTGGCCGATCTCGTCCCGGGAGTGCACACCGACGGACTCGACGGAGGTGTCGACGTCCTGCGGGTCCGACTCCGAGAGCTGCTTGACCAGCTCGGGCAGACGGTCCTGGGCGACCTTGGTCGCGGTGTCCTGCAGTCGCCGCAGCGAGCGGATCATGGACCGGGCCACGACGAAGGCGCCGACGAGCGAGACACCGAGCACGAGCAGGATCAGCGCACCGTTGAGGATGGCCGTCTGCTCGGACTCGTTGCGCAGCTCGCGGGCCTTCTGCTCCATTTCGTTGAGCAGCGTGAGCTCGATCTTGGACATCGCGTCGATCTTGGTGGTGTCGTTGTCGACCCAGTCCTTGTACGACCGCTTGTCCTGAAGCTTGATGCCGCCCTCCTGCTCAAGCACGCGCTTGGCGTAGGAGTCGGCGCCCTTGATGGAGGCATTGCCGCCGTCGATGGGCTTGGTGAGCTCGTCGGCGGTGCCCGCGTAGATGCCCTTGAAGGCATCCAGCTCGGAGTTCTCCTTGTCGAGCGCGGAGAAGCCGTAGCGCCGGTCGGTCTCGGAGATCTTGCCGAACGCGGAGTCGCCCGCCGGCAGCGCGGCCGCGATGATCGCGCGCTGCACCGATGCGTACTCCTTGGCGGAGGAGAACGCCGTCAGCGCACGGGTGCGCTGGATCATGTCCGGGTTGCTGGTCGCCTGCGCCATGTCCGAGGAGAGCGCGAGCAGCTGCTCGATGAGCTGGCTGTAGGCGTCGACCGTCTGCGACGTCGAGGTCGGGTCCTTGTACGCGTTCTTGCGTACGTCGTTGATCTTCTGGAGCTGCTGGGTGATCTCGACGGTGTTCGCCCGGACGCCGAGCAGACCCTTGTCGCCCTCGGTGTCGTCGAGGTCCTGCGTCCCCTGGAGGAAGCGGTTGTACGCGCGGTCGGTCTTCTGCCGGGCGCCCTTGACCACGTAGTCCGAGGGCTTCGCACCGTGCGCGAGGGGGCCTGCCGAGCGGTCGCGCTCCTCCTGGAGCGCGGAGGCCAGCTCGGTGGCCTGCTTGGTCATGTCGGTCAGCAGCTTCATGTTGTCGAGCTGCTGGATCTCGTCCATCGACTCGTTGATACGAAGCGCGCCGAGAGAGGTCGCGGTGATCACGGGGAGCGCGAGCAGCGAGACCAGGCGGGTGGAGATGCGCCAGTTGCGCAGGGCTATTCGCGAGCCGGGCCCGCTGGGCGACTTGCCGCCCGACGAACCGCTCGCCTTCGCCGCGGCCGGGGGCAAACTGCCGCCACCCGCCGCGCGTGCGGCGCCCGGGCCGCTGTCGCCGGACGGCACCGGTCCGGGGTT
Proteins encoded in this region:
- a CDS encoding sensor histidine kinase, which codes for MQGRFKRDGSSAAAEPERGGTDRGSSAQHAQNPGPVPSGDSGPGAARAAGGGSLPPAAAKASGSSGGKSPSGPGSRIALRNWRISTRLVSLLALPVITATSLGALRINESMDEIQQLDNMKLLTDMTKQATELASALQEERDRSAGPLAHGAKPSDYVVKGARQKTDRAYNRFLQGTQDLDDTEGDKGLLGVRANTVEITQQLQKINDVRKNAYKDPTSTSQTVDAYSQLIEQLLALSSDMAQATSNPDMIQRTRALTAFSSAKEYASVQRAIIAAALPAGDSAFGKISETDRRYGFSALDKENSELDAFKGIYAGTADELTKPIDGGNASIKGADSYAKRVLEQEGGIKLQDKRSYKDWVDNDTTKIDAMSKIELTLLNEMEQKARELRNESEQTAILNGALILLVLGVSLVGAFVVARSMIRSLRRLQDTATKVAQDRLPELVKQLSESDPQDVDTSVESVGVHSRDEIGQVAAAFDDVHREAVRLAAEQALLRGNVNAMFTNLSRRSQGLIQRQLSLISELESREADPDQLSSLFKLDHLATRMRRNGENLLVLAGEEPGRRWTRPVPLVDVLRAAASEVEQYERIELASVPTTEVAGRVVNDLVHLLAELLENATSFSSPQTKVKVTGHALPDGRVLIEIHDTGIGLSPEDLAAINERLASPPTVDVSVSRRMGLFVVGRLSQRHGIRIQLRPSDSGGTTALVMLPVDVAQGGKKVPGKPGAPGQGGGPAAAQAAGGVAAARRGVGAGNGGPGSAGPAGSAGRLGAGAPRGQVTGTGPRAALPSRDSGPGQAPGQGQGQGPRAGSPSAPVGPTGSQQGGNGSLFEGRPDAGRGAGSAPLPPVPQQRTNPVNPAGNVPNPANASNDAGDQGRRPQLPPRGGPRAELPGGNPQPRVPSWSDENAQPQVSREPFDAPRGHEEPETTGQFPQPTAGGATQGPGATAEFARPDFNGPPPGAGSPSGAGQQGQQNQQGTGQFVRPDVFGGQDSSGTGQFERPGTSAPRRGPGQGGPGQGQGGPGQGGGQLGVPPQPSQSQQPSQPPQQPQLPARSQQPQQPVQPDELPPAGPGDGRTPLFDTLETNWFQQQQEQEAQRSGGAPQSGGNSGGNRPAEPAAPAPEQPRRPQRPQPSSPSSPPPSRPQAQQPQSPAGPPRPAAAPAANQAGGGGNGANVTNGSSAAWRTSPNDELGRQAERVRQPSAGGVTTSGLPRRVPRANLVAGTAQQQQDSTGPQVSRAPDDVRGRLTNLRRGIQQGRQAGTGQTGSFPTHQQER
- a CDS encoding DUF742 domain-containing protein, whose product is MTPPNASHDPYGSQASYGMEGDQPLVRPYAMTGGRTRPRYQLAIEALVSTTADPAQLMGLLPEHQRICHLCREVKSVAEVSALLSMPLGVARILVADLAEAGLVAIHQPGGDENAGGQPDVTLLERVLSGLRKL
- a CDS encoding roadblock/LC7 domain-containing protein, with the protein product MSQAAQNLNWLITNFVDNTPGVSHTVVVSADGLLLAMSEGFPRDRADQLAAVASGLTSLTAGASRIFEGGTVTQTVVEMERGFLFIMSVSDGSSLAVLAHPECDIGLVGYEMALLVDRAGAVLTPDLRAELQGSLLH